One genomic region from Curtobacterium sp. 9128 encodes:
- a CDS encoding HAD family acid phosphatase has protein sequence MRRPVSPSRLLSATAVGAAIAVAATVVGGAPASAHGWGSPGHGHDPDAGLTPRTSFTMAADGSSGATQGGEGIPNIDSVKKTIATYYGDPGTGIANRTDSPYIREMRSIVARQTAQLRQIHDRAVRKGEKPAIVLDADDTTLWTYDMEVADMHFVFDPTEQDVWVQDQRFPATPSMVGLVNTASAMGFTVFGLTGRNDDQKAATVANLTKVGYQGFSSDDFFTKWTGVGASQQPSYITCATASCTTVEYKAQTRKHIEQDLGYDIALNIGDQWSDLQGGYADRNLKLPNPTYYLPSADLPGVSEPSLAPRTHFTMAADGSSGATQGGEGIPNIDSVKKTIATYYGDPGTGIANRTDSPYIREMRSIVARQAPVIAAQCAVGRAKHSNPAIVLDADDTTLWTYDMEVADMHFVFDPTEQDVWVQDQRFPATPSMTSLVSIAQRSGCTVIGLTGRNDDQKTATIANLQKVGYPQFRAEQHGTQTYYTKWTGVGASQQPSYVQCATAKCTTIEYKSQTRAHIESTAGGRYDIVANVGDQYSDLKGGSADRAVKLPNPTYYLP, from the coding sequence ATGCGTCGACCCGTGTCTCCTTCCCGGCTCCTCTCCGCCACCGCTGTCGGCGCGGCCATCGCCGTCGCGGCGACCGTCGTCGGCGGCGCGCCCGCATCGGCGCACGGCTGGGGGTCCCCGGGGCACGGACACGATCCGGACGCCGGGCTGACGCCGCGGACCTCGTTCACGATGGCGGCGGACGGGTCCTCCGGTGCGACGCAGGGCGGTGAGGGCATCCCCAACATCGACTCCGTGAAGAAGACGATCGCGACGTACTACGGCGACCCCGGCACCGGGATCGCGAACCGGACCGACTCGCCCTACATCCGCGAGATGCGGTCGATCGTCGCACGGCAGACGGCGCAGCTGCGGCAGATCCACGACCGCGCGGTCCGGAAGGGCGAGAAGCCCGCGATCGTGCTCGACGCGGACGACACCACGCTGTGGACCTACGACATGGAGGTCGCGGACATGCACTTCGTCTTCGACCCCACCGAACAGGACGTCTGGGTCCAGGACCAGCGCTTCCCCGCCACCCCGTCGATGGTCGGCCTCGTCAACACCGCATCGGCGATGGGGTTCACGGTCTTCGGGCTGACCGGCCGGAACGACGACCAGAAGGCAGCAACGGTGGCCAACCTGACGAAGGTCGGCTACCAGGGGTTCTCCTCGGACGACTTCTTCACGAAGTGGACCGGCGTCGGCGCCAGCCAGCAGCCGTCGTACATCACGTGCGCGACGGCGTCGTGCACCACGGTCGAGTACAAGGCGCAGACCCGCAAGCACATCGAGCAGGACCTCGGGTACGACATCGCGCTGAACATCGGCGACCAGTGGAGCGACCTGCAGGGCGGGTACGCCGACCGGAACCTCAAGCTGCCGAACCCGACGTACTACCTCCCCTCGGCCGACCTCCCCGGGGTCTCCGAGCCGTCGCTCGCGCCGCGCACGCACTTCACGATGGCCGCGGACGGGTCGTCCGGTGCGACGCAGGGCGGTGAGGGCATCCCGAACATCGACTCCGTCAAGAAGACGATCGCCACGTACTACGGCGACCCCGGCACCGGGATCGCGAACCGCACCGACTCGCCCTACATCCGCGAGATGCGGTCGATCGTCGCGCGCCAGGCCCCGGTGATCGCTGCACAGTGCGCCGTCGGCCGGGCGAAGCACAGCAACCCGGCGATCGTGCTCGACGCCGACGACACCACGCTGTGGACCTACGACATGGAGGTCGCGGACATGCACTTCGTCTTCGACCCCACCGAACAGGACGTCTGGGTCCAGGACCAGCGCTTCCCCGCCACCCCGTCGATGACGTCCCTGGTGTCGATCGCCCAGCGGTCCGGCTGCACCGTGATCGGGCTGACCGGTCGGAACGACGACCAGAAGACGGCGACCATCGCGAACCTGCAGAAGGTCGGGTACCCGCAGTTCCGCGCTGAGCAGCACGGCACGCAGACCTACTACACGAAGTGGACCGGGGTCGGCGCGTCGCAGCAGCCGTCGTACGTCCAGTGCGCGACCGCGAAGTGCACGACGATCGAGTACAAGTCGCAGACCCGCGCACACATCGAGTCGACGGCCGGCGGACGGTACGACATCGTCGCGAACGTGGGCGACCAGTACAGCGATCTCAAGGGCGGCTCGGCCGACCGAGCCGTGAAGTTGCCGAATCCGACGTACTACCTGCCCTGA
- a CDS encoding alpha-glucosidase → MTGPEPWWTDAVVYQVYPRSFADGNGDGVGDLAGIRQHLDHIADLGVDVVWLSPVYRSPQADNGYDISDYEDIDPLFGTIDEFDALLVEVHRRGMKLVMDLVVNHSSDQHPWFQAAKLSRACPKHDWYIWRAPVDGHEPNEWRSAFGGPAWTWDPGTGQYYLHMFTPQQPDLNWDNPDMRAAVHAMMNGWLDRGVDGFRMDVINHIAKDPEALSDGSAAYVMQPRVHDHLQEMHERVFAGRDAMLTVGEMPGVTVQDAALFTDPDRHELDMVFQFEHVGLDHGPTTKFDNRPFDLPVLKASLARWQTALAETGWNSLYLANHDQPRPVSRFGAAAVAATAGAAPPGSGADPFAFRYESATLLATVLHLHRGTPYVYQGDEIGMVNAGFRTIDEYRDIESLNWYRGAVGRGMPVAEALDALAFRSRDNARTPIPWDDSEPAGGFSSTTPWIGMGQGWPAVTVAADRAAGDRSVFAHTRRLIDLRHTSRTVRLGAFELLEADHPSLWAFTRSLPDESEPPLAVVANLSSSALELPEDVGSHLGDLVLGNLGVPETGALRPWEARVHAFG, encoded by the coding sequence GTGACCGGACCGGAGCCGTGGTGGACGGACGCGGTGGTCTACCAGGTCTACCCGCGGAGCTTCGCGGACGGCAACGGTGACGGCGTCGGCGACCTGGCCGGGATCCGCCAGCACCTCGACCACATCGCGGACCTCGGGGTCGACGTCGTCTGGCTCTCCCCCGTGTACCGGTCGCCGCAGGCCGACAACGGGTACGACATCAGCGACTACGAGGACATCGACCCGCTGTTCGGCACGATCGACGAGTTCGACGCGCTGCTCGTCGAGGTGCACCGACGCGGCATGAAGCTCGTCATGGACCTCGTCGTGAACCACTCGAGCGACCAGCACCCGTGGTTCCAGGCCGCGAAGCTGTCCCGGGCCTGCCCGAAGCACGACTGGTACATCTGGCGCGCCCCGGTGGACGGCCACGAGCCGAACGAATGGCGGTCGGCGTTCGGCGGGCCCGCCTGGACGTGGGACCCGGGCACGGGCCAGTACTACCTGCACATGTTCACGCCGCAGCAGCCCGACCTGAACTGGGACAACCCGGACATGCGGGCGGCCGTCCACGCCATGATGAACGGCTGGCTGGACCGCGGGGTCGACGGGTTCCGCATGGACGTGATCAACCACATCGCGAAGGACCCGGAAGCGCTGTCTGACGGCAGCGCCGCGTACGTGATGCAGCCGCGTGTCCACGACCACCTGCAGGAGATGCACGAGCGGGTGTTCGCCGGGCGCGACGCCATGCTCACCGTCGGCGAGATGCCCGGTGTCACCGTCCAGGACGCCGCGCTCTTCACGGATCCGGACCGCCACGAGCTCGACATGGTCTTCCAGTTCGAGCACGTCGGACTCGACCACGGGCCCACGACCAAGTTCGACAACCGTCCGTTCGACCTGCCGGTGCTCAAGGCCTCGCTCGCCCGGTGGCAGACCGCGCTCGCCGAGACCGGTTGGAACTCGCTCTACCTCGCCAACCACGACCAGCCGCGGCCGGTGTCGCGGTTCGGCGCCGCGGCCGTGGCCGCAACGGCCGGGGCTGCTCCGCCGGGATCCGGGGCCGACCCGTTCGCGTTCCGCTACGAGTCCGCGACGCTCCTCGCGACCGTGCTGCACCTGCACCGCGGGACGCCGTACGTCTACCAGGGCGACGAGATCGGCATGGTGAACGCCGGGTTCCGGACGATCGACGAGTACCGCGACATCGAATCGCTCAACTGGTACCGCGGGGCGGTCGGGCGCGGCATGCCCGTGGCCGAGGCGCTCGACGCGTTGGCGTTCCGCAGCCGGGACAACGCCAGGACGCCGATCCCCTGGGACGACAGCGAGCCAGCCGGCGGGTTCTCCTCGACCACGCCGTGGATCGGCATGGGGCAGGGATGGCCTGCCGTGACGGTGGCCGCAGACCGTGCAGCAGGCGACCGCTCGGTGTTCGCGCACACGCGCCGACTCATCGATCTCCGGCACACGTCGCGGACGGTCCGGCTCGGTGCGTTCGAGCTGCTCGAGGCCGATCACCCGTCGCTGTGGGCCTTCACGCGGTCCCTGCCGGACGAGTCCGAGCCGCCCCTCGCGGTGGTCGCGAACCTGTCGTCCTCCGCTCTGGAACTCCCGGAGGACGTCGGGTCCCACCTCGGCGACCTGGTCCTCGGCAACCTCGGTGTGCCGGAGACGGGCGCGCTGCGCCCGTGGGAGGCGCGGGTCCACGCGTTCGGGTGA
- a CDS encoding ABC transporter permease: MTAQHAMATPDTMSGVRLSLPRLVRSEWIKLRSIRSSVWCFAILVALTVAMAVLLGTLVNQGGQAMPTDAANGTLVSVNTASVSFTALVVGVLGVLIITGEYGTGQVRSTFTADPGRTGVLLAKAVVLAVSTFVVSAVSTWIGVLISTPLQAGNGVEADLGDPSVFMPILGSSVYVTLLALLAFGIGLLVRSSAGGIAITLGILLVLPVILSLLGSLIDAQWILDVSRFLPSDAGAQLYAYSSSGPAPDQPGVVLNGWGGFGVLLAEVVVVGGAAIAAARTRDV, translated from the coding sequence ATGACCGCCCAGCACGCGATGGCCACACCGGACACGATGTCCGGCGTCCGTCTGTCCCTCCCTCGTCTCGTCCGCAGCGAGTGGATCAAGCTCCGGAGCATCCGATCCAGCGTCTGGTGCTTCGCGATCCTCGTCGCCCTCACCGTCGCGATGGCGGTGCTCCTCGGCACACTCGTGAACCAGGGTGGGCAGGCGATGCCGACGGACGCCGCGAACGGCACGCTGGTGAGCGTCAACACGGCGAGCGTCTCGTTCACCGCGCTCGTCGTCGGGGTGCTCGGCGTGCTCATCATCACCGGCGAGTACGGCACCGGGCAGGTGCGCTCCACCTTCACGGCCGACCCCGGCCGAACCGGCGTGCTGCTGGCGAAGGCTGTCGTGCTCGCCGTGAGCACCTTCGTGGTCAGCGCCGTCTCGACGTGGATCGGTGTCCTGATCTCGACACCGCTGCAGGCGGGCAACGGCGTGGAGGCCGACCTCGGGGATCCCTCGGTGTTCATGCCGATCCTCGGCAGCAGCGTCTACGTGACGCTCCTCGCGCTGCTCGCCTTCGGCATCGGGCTGCTCGTCCGGTCGAGCGCCGGCGGCATCGCGATCACGCTCGGTATCCTGCTGGTACTGCCGGTCATCCTGTCGCTCCTCGGCAGCCTGATCGACGCGCAGTGGATCCTCGACGTCTCTCGGTTCCTGCCGTCGGACGCGGGGGCGCAGCTCTACGCTTACTCGTCGTCCGGTCCGGCCCCTGACCAGCCGGGGGTCGTCCTGAACGGCTGGGGTGGGTTCGGCGTCCTCCTCGCAGAGGTCGTCGTGGTCGGTGGCGCCGCCATCGCCGCGGCGCGCACACGCGACGTGTGA
- a CDS encoding ABC transporter ATP-binding protein: MIEVDHLTKRYGPKLAVDDVSFVVRPGSVTGFLGPNGAGKSTTMRMIMGLDRPTAGHAIVNGRPYQAFRDPLRQVGALLEAKAVHSGRSAYNHLLSLAATHGIPKSRVHEVIDMTGLDSVARKRVGGFSLGMGQRLGIAAALLGDPKTLILDEPVNGLDPDGVLWVRQLARRMAADGRTVFLSSHLMSEMAQTADRVVVLGRGKVLADAPIAEFVAGAGNAGGAAGGGSRVVVRTPSPDQLFAAIGPNAGVTARDDGSFLVVGPDAPTVGAIAAGAGVVLHELTPQGASLEEAYMALTRDDVEYRSEGTR; encoded by the coding sequence GTGATCGAAGTCGACCATCTCACCAAACGCTACGGTCCGAAGCTCGCCGTCGACGACGTCTCGTTCGTCGTGCGGCCGGGCAGCGTGACCGGCTTCCTGGGCCCGAACGGCGCCGGGAAGTCCACGACGATGCGCATGATCATGGGGCTGGACCGGCCGACAGCCGGCCATGCCATCGTGAACGGGCGGCCGTACCAGGCCTTCCGTGACCCCCTCCGCCAGGTCGGGGCGCTGCTCGAGGCGAAGGCGGTGCACTCCGGCCGGAGTGCGTACAACCACCTGCTCTCCCTCGCGGCGACCCACGGCATCCCGAAGTCGCGGGTGCACGAGGTCATCGACATGACGGGGCTCGACTCCGTCGCGCGGAAGCGTGTCGGCGGGTTCTCGCTCGGCATGGGGCAGCGTCTGGGAATCGCTGCCGCGCTGCTGGGCGACCCGAAGACCCTGATCCTCGACGAGCCGGTGAACGGCCTCGACCCGGACGGAGTCCTGTGGGTCCGGCAGCTCGCCCGACGCATGGCTGCCGACGGTCGCACGGTCTTCCTGTCGAGCCACCTGATGAGCGAGATGGCGCAGACCGCCGACCGCGTCGTCGTCCTCGGTCGCGGCAAGGTCCTCGCCGACGCCCCGATCGCGGAGTTCGTCGCCGGTGCCGGGAACGCCGGTGGCGCTGCCGGCGGCGGCTCGCGGGTCGTCGTCCGGACGCCGTCCCCTGACCAGCTGTTCGCGGCGATCGGCCCGAACGCCGGCGTCACCGCACGGGACGACGGCTCCTTCCTCGTCGTGGGTCCCGATGCGCCGACCGTCGGTGCGATCGCCGCCGGCGCCGGGGTCGTGCTCCACGAGCTGACTCCGCAGGGCGCGAGCCTGGAAGAGGCGTACATGGCCCTCACCCGCGACGACGTCGAGTACCGATCGGAGGGCACCCGATGA